The genomic DNA TCGACGGTACCGAACTTACTATACAAGGGGAGGCGTTGGTCGCCGAGCAAACTAATACATTTTTCCCACCCAATTCGAAGCGCAATCTGTCTATTCACCTTGATAGGCCTTTATCCGTAGGATTTAGTTTAGCTCTAACCCCCATAGAGCGAGAACCCTAATGGCCAGGTTATGTAAACTATTGCTATTACTGAGCTTGTTGCCGCTTTCAGGTTTGGCGAACGAGGAGATAAAGTTAAACCCCACTGGGCGAGACATTCGTTTGCAGTGCCTATTGCGATTGCAAGATAGTGCGATTGGTGACGTCGAATTAATTATCACCGCAGATCAAAATATTGAACTCCCTGCAAAATCAACCTTGGCCTTACTTGCGGATACTATAGTGCCGGAAGTCCTCGAGGCATTAGCTGGGTACCAACATGATGATGTATTAAACCAAGCCGATTTTTCTCAGGTGGGGCTTAATTTGACTTTTGATATGTCGAGTTTAGAGCTGATCATGCAAGCTCCCATTGAGGCGCTTAAAGTAAGCGGTTTATCGTTTGCAGCTAAAAAAAATACCCGGCGTTATATCGACGCTTCAACGTTAAGCGGATATACCAACCTTTACTTATCGTCATCAAATACGGAAAATATAAGTGAAGAAAGTCAAGGTTTCACCGATTTCAACCATCTTATTGAGGCGGGGCTTAATTACCGCCATGCCTTATTAGAGTATGAAGCTGTCTATAATAAATTAGATGGTAAGTCAGGGGTGTATTCTCGCCAAGGTACTCGGCTTAATATTGACTTCCCCAACCAAGGTACTCGTATGGTGTTGGGGGATTTTTATAGCCGTCCCAGCGGTTTTCAAAATGGGGTCGATTTTCTTGGATTCGGAGTTTCTCGTGACTTTTCGCTTATTCCAACCCGTAATGTGAGGCCAACCGCTGCACGTCAATTTACCTTAGAGCGTACTTCCGAAGTCGATGTCCTGATTGATGGCGTGGTGGTCAAAAGACTAAGTTTAGGGGCGGGCTCCTATAATCTCGAGGATATTCCATTAGCAGAGGGGGTAAGTGATGTCGAGTTGCTGATAACCGATCGCAATGGTCGCCAAGAGCGAATTAACTTTAGTATCGCTACGGGTATGGACTTATTAAAACCCGGTGAATTTGAATATGCATTTAGCTCGGGAGTGAGTAGCGAATTAGTTGCAGATAAACTCAAATATGATAACGATGCATTTATTGTCGGTGGTATGTTTGAGTATGGCGTGTCGCCATCTCTGACCCTCGGCGTTAACCTGCAGGCGGCACAAGAGTTATATCAGCTAGGGCAGCGCAGTTTATTTGCTACGCCATTAGGTATTTTTGATTTAAATGTCGCTTATAGCCATCAAGATGTTGTCGGTGAAGGCGTGGCTGCCAGCCTAGGTTTCGATGTTGATTTTGCTGATGATCCTAATAACACTCAGCTCAGTTTCTTTCATGAGTATTTTTCGCAGTCATTTAGTCGAGTTGATGATTTCTTTTCGCAACAAAATATTTCTGCAATTAATCCAATAAACTTAATGCCTACGCTCAATATTAACAGGAACTTCTTTACCGGGCGTTATAGTCAATCGATCACCCAGGCTTTGCGTGTCAGTCTGACCGTTAACTATGTTGATTCATATCAGGAACAAGGTGACTATTGGACAATCAGCCCTGCACTCTCCGGCGATTTATTTGATACTCCTGCCAGTTGGAGTATTAGATTAACCCACAAAGATCGCCAGGATGATGCTAATGAATTTAATGCATTATTTACCTTAAGTTGGCCATTTGGGGGATATTCTCGCGTAATCAGCAGCTATAGTAGTGATATGGAAGATTTGCAAACTGAATATAGTTACCTTAAAGGCATAGGTAAAACGGGTGGCGTCAATATGTTTATTGGTGGTCAGCGCACGAGTGATACCGATGCCAACCTTGAAGCCGGTATAGATTACTCTGCAAATCGATATAATCTTAACCTACAGCATACTAGTCGCGTTAATGATTTAAGTAATAATGAGAGCAGCCATTTCAGCCGCGCAGAACTGGCTTCAGCATTGGTATTTTCTGGTGCAAACGTTGCGATTAGTCGTCCGGTTGGCGATAGCTTTGCCATTATACAACCCTACTCTAATCTGGCTAATAATCGCATTGATGTAGATATTTCAGATGAAGGTTCAAGGGTTTATACCGATGGGTTAGGCGCCATGGTTGTGCCAGATCTACCGGCTTATAGTGAGCAACTTATTTCCTATGAGGTGACTGATTTACCCCCTGGCTACGATTTAGGTGATGGGGTATTTGCGCTTAACCCAGGTTATAAACAAGGTTATTCGCTTAAGGTAGGGTCTGATGCCATTATCACAGCTATGGGCTCCTTATTTGATAAACAAACCGGTGAGCCTATTAGTTTATTAGCCGGACAAGCAATATCGCAAACGGATGAAAATTTTGAGGCTTTAGATTTTTTCACTAACCGCAGCGGTCGCTTTGCCATTAGTGGCCTTAAGCCTGGTAGTTACTTACTTAAGTTAAATAGCAAAAACGTACGAACATATCAGCTAGTCATAAGCGATGATAGCAAGGCTTTATTACGCTTAGGTAATCTTTATGTTGATTAACGCAGGGTGTATAGAGCACCAATATATCTGGAGTCCATATGACACTAACTAACCTTATCGAAGTGATCATGCCAAGGCTGAAACTGGCTTGCTGCGTGACGGCCATGTTTCTTGCTTCCTGTATTTATTCTGCTAGTGCTTTTGCGGCTTGTGAAGCAAGGGTACAAAGTGTCAGTTTAATGAGTTCAGGCGCACAAAATCAATATGATGTCTTTACCACAAGTCCATTTGGGTTAATGCAATACTACGAGGTGAAAGTGAGTTTTAGTGATCCTAACGAAGATTGTGCCTTAAGTTTAATGATTTCGACTATCGAGCAAGGCTATCAACTCTCGGGGCAAAGCGGAAATTCATTGACATTTTCCCCCTATCTTCAAACGTCAGGCAGTTTTATTCAAAATAGACACTGGTTTGCCGAGGTATCACCACAACAGTCCATTTTTCGATTTCAATTACGTTTCCCTGCGCAGCAATTTGGTTCAGAAGGAGACTATACCAATCAATTACTCGTGCAGCTTATTCCAAATCCTGAACAGTCTACAACTGTATTAGATGAACGTAATCAATTGATCTCTGCACGCATTCCTCCTGTTGCAAGCATCAGTTTCTATGGATTATCGCAACGACTTTATCCATTAGACCTTGGTCGCCTGACAACAGGAAAAAGGCTGAATATCGATCCTAATTTATTTATTCGAAGTACTGCTGGCTATGAAATTAGTTTCCGTTCAGATAATCAAGGTAAGCTTAGGCATCAAAGTAAACAAGAGCGTTGGGATATCGATTACATATTTAGTGTGGCTGACAGTGTCATTGATTTTACGGTAACGGGCAATCAGCTGGTTGTTAATGCGCCACAGAACCATAATGGGCAGAGGATACCTATGACTATCCAAATTGGTGAAACAGAAAATCGACCAGGGGGAATCTATGAAGATGAAATTCATATTGATATCAGTGCATCTGGTCTGGGAAGTTTTTAGTTTTGGTCGCTGTTAATGTTAGTTTAACCTAGTTTTTTATTTAAAATAAAAAATGCGACCATGATCAGTAAAAAGATCCCAGCTTAACACTTCAGTGAGGTTATTTATTGTCGTATCTTTGCAATTTTTTAAATGCAGATGGGTTATCCTTTGCCCAATTCGCTGCCTGGGTACGATTTTTAACTTCCGTTTTCTTAAATACTTTATAAAGATGTGATTTGACCGTGTGCTCACTCACAAATAGTGCATTGGCAATATCAATGTTGGATTTACATTCAGTCACTAATCTAAGTACATCGCACTCACGGCGAGTGAGGGAGACCATAGGTTGTTCAGGATGTATATCTTCTTTTCGGTAGTGTTGCAGTAACTGGCACATCATAGTTCTTGGTAACCAATATTCACCGGCGAGAATTTTTCGCATCCCCTGTAGCAATAAAACCAGTGAAGATGATTGTGGAAAAATACCGCAACAATTTGGCCAATCGAGTAAGTCTTGTTTATCGAATTTTTTAGAAGTATTGAGTAAAACGATATGCACTTGAGAAAGATTCGTATCAAACTGGATTTGCCAACAACGATCGTCAATATTGGGTAGGTTAGCCACATCAACAAGTAATAATGGATTTAATGCTCTATCGAGGTTCTCCAGTTCCATTTCATTACTAATAAATCGGGTCTCACAATCTAGACTCGTCTTTAAAAGATCAGCAAAGGCTCTACTCTGAATGGTCAACTTCGTGACTAAAACCAATGTAAGTTTAAGCATAATGAATAATTTCCTTATAACACAGTTGTGGTGCACACATCGCAGTATTTTACTGTTAGCACATACACTGGACTTTAAGCATTTAAATATTCCAGAACTGACCACAAACCATTGTTTATATTATTATTTAACACTCAACCTCGACAGATATTTGCCGTGATAAATGTTATCCCTCCATAAACCTTCTGTTGATTAATTTCCTAGTAGCGATTTAATAGCCACTCAAACCAAGATTGCATTACTTTGGCCATTTATAGCTGGGATAATTGCATTTTAAACCGCCGCTGAGCGACACGGTCGATATCACGCTTTATCGGCAAACTCAGCAGGCTCTCCCAGATCAACCCCTCGACTAAAAGTGGCTGACGCGTAACAACTTTTTTCGGTATCCTATCACTTTTAAATTCATTGAATAACAGTTCAATTTGCCAGCGACTAGGGTAAAGCTTGATCACTTCTTGGCGACTAAACTTATTGTGCGGAAGTTAGTCATCCACCATAGATAACACTTTTATTTCTTAAGCAAAAATAATTCCATGCGACGTTGGTATCATCGCCAGTTAACATCAATCTCCGGACGCTGTGTTAGCGTTCCACAGCGTGGGTATATTCAACCGATTATCATCAATAAATTGTCTTGGCTGTTGTCTTGCAATGATAATTCCCATGACTATTGTGCTTGTAATTAGTTTCACCCCCGCTAAATCTACTTATTCCAATAGTTTTTTATCCTAGCGCTAGAGATCGTGTCTATGTACGCTAGCAAAAAAATGACACGTTTCTAGAAAAGAATAGCACATTCCCTAAGATTGAGCCTTTTTAGTAAATCATCCTTAGAATCCAATAAAAACCATCGCACTTTGTATGAGACTTGCCAGCACTTAACATGTTAAATGAAAATGAGGAATATCATCACCTCACATTATCGAGCAACTCTACTCCTTGCTGACCAAGCTTAACAAATTAGCCAAGCTATTACTTTAATCAATAACATAGCCTCTTTCAGCATTTATTGCGATACATTTTAGGACTATTCAGGTACTCAATTGGGGGGCTTTTTCAATAGCGTGAGCTCTAGATAATTAACATTACATAATGAATTCTGAGCAATGTTTCAGGTTTACATCAGAAAAGCGGCCTGCTTACTCACGGTTATTACCATAAGGAGTCTCGTCTAGCTCACTATCATGTGTCTTGGTCTAGCCATGATTCATTACCGCCAAGCAAGTAAGGGTGACCAAAGACTAGGCGGCCAGTGATCAGGTCTTTATTAGACTCTTGAGAGGACACTACCTTGAACGTGTCATTTTGACACGTGGGTGTTATTAAGACACCTTTTAGAGTTGTTAATATGACAACGACTAAACTTTAATTTAAATAATTACCCAATTAATCAGTTACTTAACTAGTTGGCATGCAGTCTGCATTAAAATATTTAACTTTATGAATTTGTAACTTTTCAATTTAATACAGGTGTAAATATGACAATTCACATTAAAAATAATATCGACTGGGTTGGCCAACGTGATTGGGAAATATTGGATTTTCATGGCACTGAATATAAAACAACCAAAGGGACGAGTTATAACAGTTACCTTATCCGTGAGCAAAAAAATGTCTTAATCGATACCGTTGATCATCGCTTCAGCCTGCAGTTTATTCAAAATCTTGAGATGGAAATTGACCTAGATAAGATTGATTACATTGTTATTAATCATGCTGAAGAAGATCATTCAGGCGCGTTAGCGGCTCTGATGGCTAAAATCCCTAATACCCCGATTTACTGTACCGAAAATGCTATCGATTCCATTACTGGCTTACATCATCATCCAGAGTGGCATTTCAATATTGTCAAAACCGGCGACACGCTAGATATCGGTAACGGCAAGCAGTTGGTGTTTATTGAAACGCCTATGCTGCATTGGCCAGACAGTATGATGACCTATCTAACCGAGGATGCCGTATTGTTTAGTAACGATGCATTCGGTCAACATTACTGCGATGAGCATCTGTTTAACGATGAGGTTGATCAGATTGAATTGATGGACCAATGTTTACGTTATTACTCCAATATTTTAACTCCGTTTAGCTCACTGGTTACCGCTAAAATTAACGAGGTGCTGAGCTTTAATCTGCCAGTTGATATTATTGCCACCGCCCATGGCGTAGTGTGGCGCGATGACCCTACCCAGATTATTCATCAATATCTGCAATGGGCAGATAATTATCAGGAAGACAGGATCACTATTTTTTATGATTCAATGTCTAATAATACCCGCATGATGGCTGATGCCATTGCTCAGGGGATCCACGATGTTGATCCTGGGGTGTCAGTTAAAGTCTTTAATGTGGCCCGCCATGATAAAAATGACATCTTAGCCAATGTGTTCCGCTCTAAAGGCATATTAGTGGGTTCATCTACCATGAATAATGTGATGATGCCGAAAGTCGCTGGGATGCTAGAAGAGATCACCGGCCTGCGTTTTAAAGATAAAAAAGCCGGTGCCTTTGGCAGCTACGGTTGGAACGGCGGTGCGGTCGATCGTATTCACACCCGTCTTACCGATGCCGGATTTGATACGATTGTGGGCCTAAAAGCAAAATGGCGACCTGATGGTAAAGCCATGCGCGAATGCCGCGACCATGGGCGACAGATTGCCAAAAACTGGGCATGGCATGATCTTAGTAATGTTAAATCCATTTCACCAGCATCCCTAGCCAAAAACAATCAAGCCACTGCCACCGCTAAGCCAGCAACTAAGTCTCGGGAAAGTAAACCTGAATGCGGGGCTGCTTCGGCAATTGATGATTCACAAAATATGTTATGCACTGTGTGTAACTGGGTTTATGAGCCAGTATTGGGCGAACCTAATCAAGATGTTGAACCAGGAACACCGTGGAGCGAAGTACCAGATGTCTTTCTCTGTCCAGATTGCGGCCTTGGCAAAGAGGTATTTATCCCTATTGAAGCAAGGAAAGTATCATGAGTGCACCCATCATCATTATTGGTAGCGGCTTTGGCTCATATCAGTTAATCAAAACCATTAGGCGCACAGATCAGCACATACCTATAACTGTTTTTACCCTCGATGAGGGCCACGATTATAATAAGCCTGATTTGAGCCATGTATTTAGTAATCAACAAAGCAGTGCGGATTTAATTCGCCTCAGTGCGCAGGAATTTGCCTCTGAGAATAATATTACTCTGCATGCTTTTACTCAGGTTGACTGCATTGATAGCGATCAACAGGCGGTATTTGTTAAAGGTGTCGCCTACCCTTACACAAAATTGGTGCTGGCAACGGGGGCAAAAACATTTGTTCCACCGATGCTTGGTAATGCAACCGACAAGGTGATCACCTTAAATAGTTTGCGCGAGTTTGAAACTGCGCAGCTGCAGCTACAGAATGCGCAGCGGATTTTAGTGATTGGCGCCGGCATTATCGGTACTGAAATAGCAATGGATCTTAACCGTTGCGGTAAAAGCGTAGTAGTTGTAGATCCAAGCAACGGCCTTATGGCAACGATGCTGCCAGATATAGTCGCCAGTGTATTACAAAAGAAGATGACCGAAACAGGTGTTGAATTTGAGTTTGGCCGCACCATTAGCTCCTTAAACCAAACCGGATCAGGAATTTGTGCCACACTCAGCTCGGGTAAAACACATATTGTTGATTGTGTCATTTCAGCGGCGGGGTTAAAGGCTAATGTGGGTTTAGCTCAAAAGTCGGGATTCAAGGTCAACAACGGCTTGGTGGTTAATCAGCAGCTGCAAACCTCAGTTAATAATGTGTATGCCTTGGGAGACTGCGCCGAGATAAACGGCAAGGTGATGTCCTACCTGCAGCCGATTATGTTAAGCGCCAATGCGTTAGCGAAAACCTTATTAGGCCAACCGACAGATTTGAAACTGCCTGCTATGCTGGTCAAAGTTAAAACGCCGCAAATGCCTATCCAATTAGGCGGTAATACCGTCATAGATGTTGCATCCTGGCAGGTTGATATTGATGCTTTAGGTTGCTCAGTAAAAGCGTATAACGAGCAAAAAGAGATCATCGGCTTTGTGGTAACAGAAGGACACATGAAAAACACCTTTCCACTGCTGAGAGCCTTGCCAGCTAATCTTTAGTATTTAGTATTTAGTATTTAGTATTTAAACCAGTAGGCTCAACTAAGCCTGCTAATGTATCAATTTAGGAGAGAATGATGTCTCATCAACGTATTCCAGCAAACTGGACCATTCAACGCTCTACCCCATTTTTCACCACTAAAAATGTGCCTGATGCGCTACTTAACCACCACAATACCGCTGAAGGTGTCTTCGGCCAATTATGTGTGATGGAAGGTGTAGTCACGTATTTTGGTTTTGCAGACAGCGAAGCGACTGAGCCAGAAGTGAAAGTAGTGATTAATGCTGGCCAGTTTGCCACCAGCCCGCCAGAGTACTGGCACCGCATTGAATTAAGCCCTGATGCACAATTCAATATTAATTTTTGGTCCGATAAGGATAAAACTGGTCAAGCTATGTTTAATAAGAAGTAATAAGATAAATTACCCCGCGACTTCGCTTCGCTCTGATCACGGGGTTTTCTCTACAGATTAGATAAAGCAGTGACACAACACTTTTTTACTCGAAAAACGACTTAAAGATAAGATTCAGATGTACCAAAATGAAGAGAATAGCAGGGAGAGCATAATGTAATATTATGCTCTTACCGTGATAACGTGAGCAAAAAATGACACACCATGGGTAAACTTTGTAGGCGTTCCCTATTGAGATTTAAACGTGAACGATTTAAAACGCTGTGTTTTCTACATTCGAATTTTTAATTTTACTTAATTTTTATTAATACGTTAATAATTTAACCATAGTGAGCACTGTTCGCAAAAAAACCAAAAAACCAAAAAACCAAAATCACCATAAGCTATGTGGTTTAACTTTCGCCTAATCTAAACTGTGCCAACAAAGGATGATGATCCGATGTTTGGGTGGTGATCACCCTTGCAGACTCTAACGTCAGTCCCCGGAAATAAAGGTGGTCAATGGGGTAGCCCATCACAGTTGTTCGGGTGTCTTCTGCTGGTGTTACCTCTTTCAACCCTAATGCCTTTGTCGTCTGAGCTAGCATGGACAATCTAGCGGAGCGCCATGTATTTAAATCACCACCGAAAATGATTGGGCCTTTGTGGGCTCTCAATGCCGGTAACAGCTGCTGTAACTGCTCAGTGTAACTATCTAGAGCGTATTCAAAGTTAATACTGTGTAGATTTGCCACTAGCAAGGTTTCACCATTGGACAAGGGGAAGTAACTTAACAGACTCGACTTGGGAAATTGAATTAGGGGTTCGGCCGTCAAATATCCACAACTTTGACTCGCTGCAACTTCAGACATATTCATTACACCAAGCGGTATATCACCTTGACGAAAGGCTTGTACCATCGCCAATTGCTGCTGGTTTTGTTGGCGCCACTGTTGAAAATTGTCAGATAACTTAACCTCTTGCAGCAACAATAATTGATTCTGCTTGGCCAGTTGGCTTAACAGCGTTTGCCAGCCTGCATTTTGCTGTTTATAGATATTCCAGCTCGCGACAGCCAGTTGACCATCCATATCCAAATTGGCTTTAGGTATGGCATCAACACATTGAGCAGCAAACGACTCTTGCTCACTATTAATCACCTGAGGTTTAGTCGCAAACTGAATAAACAATGGCACAACCACTACTGTCGTCATTATTAATATGACGATAACAAGACTCCCCCATCGAGCAAGCCCTAGCAGCTTGTGCTTTGGTTGCAATCTTGGTATTGATGTTGGCTTTGAGCGAAAAATGCCGATTGACGATACCTCTATTCATTTTACGGGTGATGTTTGAACGTTATGCTTGAGCTTGGTTAACACCCGTTTGATTAAGACTAGCACCTTTATAATAAAACAAACTGTTTGATATACCCAGCCGTACAGATGGTAGATGGTAGATGGTAGATCAAATAGTTTGAAACCTGATATGATAAATATATCTTTTTCTGCATGATTGATCCACTGGCTTGCTATGGTTGAGCTTTACAAAGTATTAACGTTAATCAGCGTGTTAGCCTATTGGCTGATCATTGCCGGGATCACCACTCGTATTGTCTATAAACGGCGCTCTGTGGGCGTATCCTTAGCTTGGATGATGCTAATCTATGTGGTCCCCATCATAGGCATTGTGCTTTATTTTCTCGTTGGCGAGCTGAACCTTGGTAAGAAGCGCGCAGCCAGAGCCAAAGAAATGTATATCCCCTATCGGAAATGGCTTAGCCGGCTTTTCACTACCCAGCAATATCGTCCGCAAAATTTAAATGATTACACCATTACCATAAGCCAATTATGCGAAAAACGCCTCGGGATCCCGACATTATCCAATAATCAACTCACGCTTAAATCATCACCCGACACAATTTTAACTACCCTGATCCAAGATATCCAACAAGCACAGACGTCGGTTCATGTAGAGTTCTATATTTGGCATCCCGGCGGACTTGCTGACCAAGTTGCCCAAGTCCTTATCCAAGCCGCTCAACGTGATGTGGCAGTAAAAATCTTATTAGATGCAGCAGGAAGCCGAACATTTTTTAACAGCAAGTGGCCAAAATTGATGCGCGATGCAGGCATAATTATTATTTCGGCGCTATCCGTTTCTCTTGTACGTATGTTATTCCGCCGGCTCGACATCCGACTTCACCGTAAAATAGTCGTGATAGACAACCAAATCGGTTATACCGGTTCAATGAATCTCATTGATCCCAAGTTTTTTAATCAAAGTGCCGGAGTGGGTGAGTGGATAGATGTTATGGTCAGGATCACCGGCTCCAATGTGCCAGTGCTTAATTGTATTTTCGCGTGGGATTGGGAAACCGAAACCGACCAAAGAATGTTACCTGAGCCTCCAAAATGTTATCCCCATGAAGATAAAGCATCCGACATGGTTCAAGTCATCCCTTCTGGACCTGGCATGCCTGAGGACATGATCCAGCAGGTTTTATTGCTGAGTATCTATCAAGCGAAACACAGCATCACCATCACCAGCCCTTATTTTGTGCCCAGTGAAAACCTACTCTTTGCGTTGACTGCTGCATCCTTGCGTGGTGTGCAGGTTAATTTAATCATACCCGACAAAAACGACTCACTGATGGTGGAATGGGCAAGCAGGCCTTTCTTTGGTGAATTACTTAATGCGGGCGTAAATATTCATCGTTTTGCTGGCGGCTTACTGCACACAAAATCAGTCGTAATTGATCTGCACCATAGTCTAATCGGTACTGTTAACCTTGATATGCGCAGCCTGTGGCTTAACTTCGAAGTCACTCTTTCTGTAGACAATGTAGAATTTACTCAGTCCCTCAGTCAAGTCCAACATCAATATATGGCTAACTCGATAAAAATGGATGCTCGTCAGTGGCGCAAAAGACCTTTGATCAAACGATTAGTGGAACAGTTTTTTTACTTATTCAGCCCACTGCTTTAACGATAAAACAAGCAATGCGGCTTACTCGAGGCCGCATTGCCAGTTCTAGCTTTCAACAATAGTAACTTAACAAATATCACCCGTATCAATCACAGGTTTAACGACTGCTGCACCGATAATGAGCAATATTAAAAAGGGCACTGCATGGCACAAAATCATCGGGTACTTGGCAACTAAAGCCCTTGTTGGGATGAAAAAGTAAGGGTCCACTTTACCTAATAACTTATAGGCAGGCATCAATATTGGCTTAAACCAAGTTTGAAAATAATAGCCACTAACAGCCACTATCTGTACTTCAATAAGTAATAACAATAAATCAAGCCCAACAGCATCAACAAGCACAGCTAAAGACACTAACTCTGGGTTAAGTAACAAGACACAGATAACCGATATTGTGAATATCTTCCAAATCCAATTTTTGATGTTCATAAATCTTCCATGATTAAGCAAATTAAAACTTAAAATGTAAAATGTAAATCAATACTTTAAATGCAAATCAATATTTTAAATGTAGTCTACCACCCCTAAAATTACCGGCTGACTCGCTAGCTAAACATAAGTGCAAATTATTGTATTGATTTAATTTT from Shewanella psychromarinicola includes the following:
- a CDS encoding fimbria/pilus outer membrane usher protein, which gives rise to MARLCKLLLLLSLLPLSGLANEEIKLNPTGRDIRLQCLLRLQDSAIGDVELIITADQNIELPAKSTLALLADTIVPEVLEALAGYQHDDVLNQADFSQVGLNLTFDMSSLELIMQAPIEALKVSGLSFAAKKNTRRYIDASTLSGYTNLYLSSSNTENISEESQGFTDFNHLIEAGLNYRHALLEYEAVYNKLDGKSGVYSRQGTRLNIDFPNQGTRMVLGDFYSRPSGFQNGVDFLGFGVSRDFSLIPTRNVRPTAARQFTLERTSEVDVLIDGVVVKRLSLGAGSYNLEDIPLAEGVSDVELLITDRNGRQERINFSIATGMDLLKPGEFEYAFSSGVSSELVADKLKYDNDAFIVGGMFEYGVSPSLTLGVNLQAAQELYQLGQRSLFATPLGIFDLNVAYSHQDVVGEGVAASLGFDVDFADDPNNTQLSFFHEYFSQSFSRVDDFFSQQNISAINPINLMPTLNINRNFFTGRYSQSITQALRVSLTVNYVDSYQEQGDYWTISPALSGDLFDTPASWSIRLTHKDRQDDANEFNALFTLSWPFGGYSRVISSYSSDMEDLQTEYSYLKGIGKTGGVNMFIGGQRTSDTDANLEAGIDYSANRYNLNLQHTSRVNDLSNNESSHFSRAELASALVFSGANVAISRPVGDSFAIIQPYSNLANNRIDVDISDEGSRVYTDGLGAMVVPDLPAYSEQLISYEVTDLPPGYDLGDGVFALNPGYKQGYSLKVGSDAIITAMGSLFDKQTGEPISLLAGQAISQTDENFEALDFFTNRSGRFAISGLKPGSYLLKLNSKNVRTYQLVISDDSKALLRLGNLYVD
- a CDS encoding LuxR C-terminal-related transcriptional regulator; translated protein: MLKLTLVLVTKLTIQSRAFADLLKTSLDCETRFISNEMELENLDRALNPLLLVDVANLPNIDDRCWQIQFDTNLSQVHIVLLNTSKKFDKQDLLDWPNCCGIFPQSSSLVLLLQGMRKILAGEYWLPRTMMCQLLQHYRKEDIHPEQPMVSLTRRECDVLRLVTECKSNIDIANALFVSEHTVKSHLYKVFKKTEVKNRTQAANWAKDNPSAFKKLQRYDNK
- the norV gene encoding anaerobic nitric oxide reductase flavorubredoxin, translating into MTIHIKNNIDWVGQRDWEILDFHGTEYKTTKGTSYNSYLIREQKNVLIDTVDHRFSLQFIQNLEMEIDLDKIDYIVINHAEEDHSGALAALMAKIPNTPIYCTENAIDSITGLHHHPEWHFNIVKTGDTLDIGNGKQLVFIETPMLHWPDSMMTYLTEDAVLFSNDAFGQHYCDEHLFNDEVDQIELMDQCLRYYSNILTPFSSLVTAKINEVLSFNLPVDIIATAHGVVWRDDPTQIIHQYLQWADNYQEDRITIFYDSMSNNTRMMADAIAQGIHDVDPGVSVKVFNVARHDKNDILANVFRSKGILVGSSTMNNVMMPKVAGMLEEITGLRFKDKKAGAFGSYGWNGGAVDRIHTRLTDAGFDTIVGLKAKWRPDGKAMRECRDHGRQIAKNWAWHDLSNVKSISPASLAKNNQATATAKPATKSRESKPECGAASAIDDSQNMLCTVCNWVYEPVLGEPNQDVEPGTPWSEVPDVFLCPDCGLGKEVFIPIEARKVS
- the norW gene encoding NADH:flavorubredoxin reductase NorW — its product is MSAPIIIIGSGFGSYQLIKTIRRTDQHIPITVFTLDEGHDYNKPDLSHVFSNQQSSADLIRLSAQEFASENNITLHAFTQVDCIDSDQQAVFVKGVAYPYTKLVLATGAKTFVPPMLGNATDKVITLNSLREFETAQLQLQNAQRILVIGAGIIGTEIAMDLNRCGKSVVVVDPSNGLMATMLPDIVASVLQKKMTETGVEFEFGRTISSLNQTGSGICATLSSGKTHIVDCVISAAGLKANVGLAQKSGFKVNNGLVVNQQLQTSVNNVYALGDCAEINGKVMSYLQPIMLSANALAKTLLGQPTDLKLPAMLVKVKTPQMPIQLGGNTVIDVASWQVDIDALGCSVKAYNEQKEIIGFVVTEGHMKNTFPLLRALPANL
- a CDS encoding DUF1971 domain-containing protein, whose translation is MSHQRIPANWTIQRSTPFFTTKNVPDALLNHHNTAEGVFGQLCVMEGVVTYFGFADSEATEPEVKVVINAGQFATSPPEYWHRIELSPDAQFNINFWSDKDKTGQAMFNKK
- a CDS encoding endonuclease/exonuclease/phosphatase family protein translates to MQPKHKLLGLARWGSLVIVILIMTTVVVVPLFIQFATKPQVINSEQESFAAQCVDAIPKANLDMDGQLAVASWNIYKQQNAGWQTLLSQLAKQNQLLLLQEVKLSDNFQQWRQQNQQQLAMVQAFRQGDIPLGVMNMSEVAASQSCGYLTAEPLIQFPKSSLLSYFPLSNGETLLVANLHSINFEYALDSYTEQLQQLLPALRAHKGPIIFGGDLNTWRSARLSMLAQTTKALGLKEVTPAEDTRTTVMGYPIDHLYFRGLTLESARVITTQTSDHHPLLAQFRLGES
- the cls gene encoding cardiolipin synthase produces the protein MVELYKVLTLISVLAYWLIIAGITTRIVYKRRSVGVSLAWMMLIYVVPIIGIVLYFLVGELNLGKKRAARAKEMYIPYRKWLSRLFTTQQYRPQNLNDYTITISQLCEKRLGIPTLSNNQLTLKSSPDTILTTLIQDIQQAQTSVHVEFYIWHPGGLADQVAQVLIQAAQRDVAVKILLDAAGSRTFFNSKWPKLMRDAGIIIISALSVSLVRMLFRRLDIRLHRKIVVIDNQIGYTGSMNLIDPKFFNQSAGVGEWIDVMVRITGSNVPVLNCIFAWDWETETDQRMLPEPPKCYPHEDKASDMVQVIPSGPGMPEDMIQQVLLLSIYQAKHSITITSPYFVPSENLLFALTAASLRGVQVNLIIPDKNDSLMVEWASRPFFGELLNAGVNIHRFAGGLLHTKSVVIDLHHSLIGTVNLDMRSLWLNFEVTLSVDNVEFTQSLSQVQHQYMANSIKMDARQWRKRPLIKRLVEQFFYLFSPLL